TCCTGGTTACTACCCCCACCACTGCCAGTGGCCTTGAGGACCTCCAGCAGACTCTGATTGCTATGCCTTTTAATTTTCTCCTGTTCGACCAACTCCCCATTCCTAAAGGACCAGTAATGTCTATCACTATGTTCAGAGACTCTAGCAGTTTTTTTCTGAGGGGAGACCCTGACATTTCCGGCTCTCATCCAGGGACCATActctatcattttttttctgaGGGGAGACCCTGACATTTCCGGCTCTCATCCAGGGACCATACTGATTCTCATCAGTATTCCCTCCTAGCAATCTCCTATCTTTGCAAGACCTCTCACTATGTCCCACAATTCCGCAATTATAATAGAAATCAGGACACCTTTCGTATTTGAAAGCTATCCATTTACCAGTTCCTGCTATTCTGACCACAGTACCTCTAAGAAGAGGTTTAGATAGATCAGCCATGACTAAGGCCTTCAGATGCCTACCCTCTTTGCCTCCCACCTGAGGGATTACGACATCTCTAACTTCCTTAAACACTGCCCCTATCTTTCTTCCAATCTCCTTAGACAACCAATGAACTGGCAGATTCCAGAGCTGCACCCAAAGAGGTGCCGTCACGAAAGCTTTATAGTCATCTTCAATGCCTTCCACCCATCTTTTAAGAACAAGCATCTGGTTATCTATAACCCAAGGCCCTCCCTCCACTATTCTATCTTTATCTTCTGAGTTTTGTAAGTTAAACTGAAACACATTTGGTCCCAGTTCCACCACAGACAAATTCCTGGGATACCCCCAGGCCACAGCCACAAAGTTTTTAATACCAGTGAAATTAATGACTTTTTCTCCTAAAACTCTCCCAATGATACTGTTTTCACAAGCTCTCACGCCAGTTTGAAAGTCTTCCCCCTCTAGCATGAGTCCTACCAGCTCATTCCCTTCAAGGGAAAACTTCTGTAATATATCAGACAGCTCTCCCTCCATGGAAGGCTCAGCAAATCTAAGATGGAAAAAAACACTCTACCCACAGGAGATAAAGACCAGGACCAAGCCGTAGAGAAGGAAAAGAGCACAGAAAAAACAAACggaaaagctaagaaagaggATCGAGACAGAAAAAAGAGCCTGCTGAAATAACGGATCACAACAGGTAAAATATCATTGCTCACTTATACGCTTAAGAAGACAGGGAAAACAGAGCACTGACTCTCCTTGTCCAGACGATAGCTTATCATAGTTGAAGATTGCGACGCTTGAGCTCCCTTCCTTCATGCACTGACTAGCTTCAAAGAGATGTAGCCACCCTTAGCTTTGAATCAAACAATCTCTCGTTCAATTACTGGCTGAAAATCAAGCTTCGGGAGTGCGGGAGAAAGCAAGTTTTGACAGAGTTTGAAAAAAAACCAACTTCCCACCAAAAAGGTGAGTGAGCTCTTATCCCAAGAGAGAGCACAGCTACTTTAGAGTGAGAAAGCCTCTACGTTAGAGAGAGGATCTATATTCCCAAGAGAGAGCACAGCTCTTATCAGTTTATTGCCTTTTCTTCCTGCAATGTCTCACTAAAAACCAGCGGACATACTCCACAGAAATTTAGGTCCTAAGACAGCAGTAGATAGTGGGACACACTAGAAGTGCAAGTTATGAGATCTGTGACCTTGACGAGCTTCCAACTTCCTGTTATGATATTCTAGCATTCTTTAGAGATCTGCAGACCACAACACCATCAGTTGTTCGCATGGTATGCATACCAAGTGCAGCAATACAGGAGTCATCCGTCCCCAGATGAGGCTGAACCTGTTCCCAGATCTTTTTCTTCTGAATCTGATTGGGTGATGCGGCATCTGGGAGACTCTCCTTTTCATCCACAGAACCATCATCTCATCATCATCGTCATCCTCCACGTCGACGGaggagaaggaggaggaggaggagggggcCGTGCAGAAACAGCGTTCCACCCCCGGCAACGATGTTGGAATGGGAGTAGTCGGAGTAAATTTTGTGATGAACGGGGAAGGTGGCAGAAATGGTGGTGTTAGTTTTTTTAGGAGTAGCCCAGGAGGAGGAGGCGTAGTAATTGGGATTAGTAGGAGGTGAAGTGGAGAATG
This portion of the Coffea eugenioides isolate CCC68of chromosome 11, Ceug_1.0, whole genome shotgun sequence genome encodes:
- the LOC113752331 gene encoding uncharacterized protein LOC113752331 produces the protein MEGELSDILQKFSLEGNELVGLMLEGEDFQTGVRACENSIIGRVLGEKVINFTGIKNFVAVAWGYPRNLSVVELGPNVFQFNLQNSEDKDRIVEGGPWVIDNQMLVLKRWVEGIEDDYKAFVTAPLWVQLWNLPVHWLSKEIGRKIGAVFKEVRDVVIPQVGGKEGRHLKALVMADLSKPLLRGTVVRIAGTGKWIAFKYERCPDFYYNCGIVGHSERSCKDRRLLGGNTDENQYGPWMRAGNVRVSPQKKNDRVWNGELVEQEKIKRHSNQSLLEVLKATGSGGGSNQEGESESLKVVSHNRVEGQVIGDKEDLELPQFNQEGEDLQLSHIEEEMEEDIVEVVHNQIQESRVLEKESELVVFHQETQGENKMVGLLDRQTRRTFRKLKTPARTRRPLQVIQVNANPQVNVGKRKILLRDEVMEDAYQDMCQWKKTKQLEELYFEGDKENEERSFLNGTSRCK